DNA from Alnus glutinosa chromosome 2, dhAlnGlut1.1, whole genome shotgun sequence:
AGGTCTTTGTACTGATTCGAGGTTGTGGAGCTTCAAGAGGATTTTACGGTGGATTTTTACGATAAAAGtaagtaaaactcacatggatacttgttattactTTTTCCGAATAACATACATATTTTGTGTATCAAAACATggatgtttacaactcacatgaaatatattttattattgtgaactctattttgtgaaattgtgtgattaataataaaagataacgAAAGTGATGAGTTTATGAAaatcatgcatgtaaaagatggtgaatattaaattgtatcgtatgacatggtacaacGGTACGTGCAGGATAACGGCCATTAGCTtactattatatattttattctctatggtcaaatgtttatttttatagttaACCTTGGATCCAATAGTTGTTGTGATTGGCGCAACCATGCTTGCGTAGTGGTCACTATAGACGGACTTCACTACTAGTGTGGGCCACCAAAGTTCGAACTCGGTCAGACTGCTAGTGATGGATGGGAGCGTACAATATGATGGCACCAGTATTGTGTTATAGGTCTCTCGGGACAGCGCCAACTCTGTTGGGAATGAATTAAAATCCAAGGTAGACCATATGGAtttgaactatgacatgattatcttgttacaacatatattatatttatattgcaTCCATGATAATTATGTCAAATGAGGAACTATAAATTTACATtgttgcatgtgatttatatctTAAACTGAGTTCACCATATGGTAACAtgcgtattattactcactaagtcatagacttacgcttgtatctttgccacctatgaaacatgtgttgttttatagttgtaCCACCTTTAGtgttgcatgtgatttatatctTAAACTGAGTTCACCATATGGTAacatgtgtattattactcactaagtcataagcttacgcttgtatcttttccacctatgaaacatgtgttgttttatagttgtaCCACCTTTAGATGTTGGATTTGAGATGGACCTCGAGGCAAATGTGACCGTTTGGCGAAGTGATATCGATCTGGTTATGCTTGAGGACTGATTGCAGGATTTTTAAGGCCACTCttggtaattagtacttttgggtgatATTATAGGCTTAGCATTTGAGGCTAAATTGTGTATTGAGGTTTAATATTGATCTTTTATATCAATGATTTGTATAGTAACTTCAGTTATTGTGATGAATTTTGGTAGATGATCTagttgtaattaatgttaatagaatattttatgtttccCCTGcgtagttttctatttttttttaagagtagaGATTCCTGAGTCTTATTCTTGGTGGAATGGGACTGGAGACGAGCTGTGGATTTAATTACCAATTAGTTAATTTCTTGCGGTGTTAcagatggtatcagagcattcaGCTCTGCGGACTATAGGAATTGATCTGTTAGGTTTTAGGAGATAATCTAACATAGCATAGGATATAATAATTGTACAAAGGATCAAACAACTTCAGAGGGAACTCAACTTATTGCTGGAAATGGAGGATTTGAAGTGGAAGCAAATGGCTAAAAGAAATTGGTATCGGCAGGGGGATCGAAACACAAATTCTTCCATGCTTAGGCTATACAAAGGAGGAGAACGAACTTTATTAGCAGAATTTGTGATGAAGAAGGTAGGAGCTGGTCTAAGGCTGCTGAGGTAGAAAAAGCTTTCATCGAGTATTATAAGGGCCTTTTTACTTCAGCAGGCTCTATGAGGTTGGAGGAATATCTTTTAGCAGTGCATAATCGAGTAACTCTAGCCATGAACCAGCTTTTAACTCAAAGTTTCACCTATGAGGAAGTGGACCTGGCCCTTTCCCAAATGCATCCTTTGAATGCCCCGGGCCCTGATGGGTATGGGATGTGCTTCTATCAAAAACACTGGGGCCTAGTTGGCCAACAGGTTCGGTTAGCTGTCTTAAATTTCCTCAACTTTGGGATTTTTTATCATGCTATAAATTACACTTATATTGCTTTAGTTCCTAAATCTGCTAATGCTTCTAATGTCAAGGACTTTCGTCCCATTGGCTTATGTAATGTCCTTTATAAAGTCATAGCAAAAGTTCTAGCTAATCGGTTTAAGCAGGTTTTGCTCGAGATCATCTCACAACAACAAAGTGCTTTCCAGCCGGGTTGACTCATCTCGGATAATATTTTGATTGCTTATGAGGCCTTGCATACCATGGCTACCCATCTAAAAGGGAAGAAATGGTACATAGCCATTAAGCTCGATATGAGCAAGGCCTACGATTGAGTTGAGTGGCAGTTTTTGGAGGATATTATGAGGAAATTGGGGTTTACATAAGCATAGATCTCTCTAATTATGACCTGTGTCAGTTCAGTTACCTATTCAGTCCTTCTCAATAGGCGTCCAGCAGGCCTTATTACTCCTTCTCGGGGTTTGAGGCAAAGGGATTTATTATccccttatttatttctattgtGTGCAGAGGGTATTAGCTCTTTGTTGCTGAAGGCTGAAAGAGAGGGAAGTATTTCTGGAGTTCTTGTCTCTGTAAAAGGGTACCGTCTAAGCCACTTATTCTTTGCGAATGATAGTCTCCTATTTTGTCGAGCCAACTTTATGGAATGGGTTAGGATTCATCAACTGCTGAAATTGTATGAATCTGCTTCGAGTCAGAAGTTGAATGTCGACAAAACTTCCATCTTTTTTAGTAAGAACTCTAAGAGACAATTTAAGGAGCATATCAGCTTTCTTGTAGGTACTTCCGCGACAACTAGTGTACAAGTCtccaatcaatttcaaaacttcCTGCAAGTTTACGCAACTTGTATGCTCGTGATTGCTCATCATTGCAGAGACTCCCAAATGTACCGAACTAGGAAAGATTATGTACGTAATTCACTGGTGTTCAAATGTACCTTCACAGCTCTCTCCATTCTGGTAAGACATGCCAAAGAATAGGTTGAAGGCTTTGCTCAAGCTTCTGAGCAACGAGACGCGACGAGAGTAGATGCTGCCACAGAGCTTCTGAGCTGGAAACCTCCTCCTTTCGACATGTTGAAGGCCAATTGGGACGCTGCAAAGGACTGCAAGAGCAAGGTGGTAGGTCTTGGGGGTGGTTATTCGTACACATGAGGGGATAATGCTTGCTGCTTTCTCCTCAATGGTCCAAGGAATAACGATCCCACAGCTGCGGTAGCATTGGCTGTATGGTGGGCTATCAGTTTTTGCAGAGAACAAGGGTGGGAACAAGTGCTTTTTGAAGGGGATTCACAACAAGTGGTGCTGGAGATGAAAATGCCTAATCCATGCTGGAATCTACACGGCAATCTGATTGAAGATTCAAAGGAACTTCTACATGGGTTTGTCTCTATCTTTGCTTCTGTTCAGTTCGTTAGTCAAGTAGCAAATAATGCTGCTCATCGATTGGCTAAAGTAGCTTTGTCTCAAAGGCTAGATCAAGTGTGGATGAACGGATGCCCTCCCTCCATTCAAAGTATTGTACTTGCCAAGCAAGAGTTTCCTCTTTGATctataaaaaaatcatcatgattttcatttcaaaaaaaaaaaaaaaaactgtcttgCTCTATTGAATCTTAGGAGTATAGATATAACAATAATTAGTTAGTAGTAACATATTAACTAGTAATATACAAGTCTAACATATTATAAGTGTAAGAGACTAAATATTTTTCGAACCGTTGTCCaactctttttcaaatttatcatttcctacatattcaatggtatatttgaaaaaaaaatatggatggaGTTAAATGAGAATTggataagaaaattaaaaatagcatttctctaattaTTAACTAgtactaacatattaattaataactAGTAACATATTAACTAATAAGTTTTAACAGAAAAATCATACTTTAACATTTTAACATTATTATGTTATCATTTTAACTAGTAACATAATaacttattaaattattaaaccATCAAAATTATACTTATTAATAATTAACTTAATCAATTTTTGGAATCTTATACAtattatgagtcataaatcataattatcataattcataaccatctattaataatattaatatcatatgatcatacgatctaagtattatcatatgataacatattaacataatttaacaatTAGTATAATCTTAGATCTTGgatcacgtgatgtaatgattattaaatatctaatgataatacttataacatataataaagtgattacatgtTATATGGcataatgttatattattatatgatcatatagtcctattatattacatgaataatatgattaaatatttcaattgtcattatatatgactaacaattatgTATTGATATTactcacttttactattttatatacataaaccaataaattataaccaattaatatatactaaccaatgaccattgttatttgttatttattttacacTTACATaaagtatattgtttattaatatactatattataaaaataagttatatattaacaaattaatatagaaattatttttataatagaaATACACACACGAGTCAATCTTTATACGAGCGAGTTCACAAGCTTTAATCGAGTTGAGTTTATATGAGTTTACATCGTTAATCGAACTtaatttcgtgttcacgagtagctcatttaataatcgattcgagcatgGGTTTAGTTTGTTCTAGCCGATCTCAAGTAAACTCACAAGTAGCTCAGTTCAGTTACACccttatttttaacattaaaattgGCACAGCTTTCATGTGATTTTTCTTTGCAGCAAACGCTTCAATTCCTACACGTTGacatcttttctctttcttttttctttttctaattttttttttaaagctacacaatgcttttattttaaaaagccAAAGCCCTTATCGGACCTTTCTCTCTTCTTGAAAGctacgaatatatatatattaggccttcgtACTTAATTTAGAGTACTTGTGGAATTTTGATTTCGTAtacaaaaagtgcaattttaaattaaattgtagaaaatgaatcatttagaaattgttttttaaaaaattactttttaaaatcgcactttttgaaatctcaAACCTAAACAGACCCTTAATCCCACTGGACACTACATTTATGTGTCATGTTCTACTTTctatgttacattttttttattatttttatgaaaacaattttataattttacctcataatttatctatttttttcccTAACTAATTCATTAACcttttaattaactaataatttatttaatctcttctaaattaattaattcaaacaTTACTAAACTAAATACTACttcaaattttatcattttaaatttcattatttttctttttctttttatttatgaaactgcccccatttttctttcattttcttttcaccATTAGCTTCATTACTTTTATCATTTGCAACCTAAAACTCTGAGTCTCAAATAAAATCctatgatttttaaattattcataaaaaggTCAAAGCCTAAAATaaatttcttaaccataaaatcGAAGGCTTTAAACTAAATTTCATCCAACATTATTCAGTTCCATAATATCCACATGTCTTCTTAAATTTGTCCAAAGTTATTACTTGtgcataaaatattataatttagcctaatttcaaaattgaaacttcttggaaaaattacaatttaaccccCCAAGTTATTAGCCATTCTATGGATCGGCTCCCGACTTACCAAGGCTTGAACtctggccctccaaactaccaaaacatttgaaaaatgcatattttagcaaaaaaaaaatgcccataatacccctgccgcgtgtcatttttcaattaaaaataataaaaattaaattaaaaaatattaaataacaaaaaatatatttttttaaattgagaataatctcaattgattaaaattttattttactttttttttaatcttttctagaaataaaatatgaaatcattttttttaaaagaaaaaagatttaatcattttaaaaactcactcttttttttaagtttttttttttaaaaaaaaatattaatggaatttttgtcatatcaacGAGTCAACAAATCACTCtctaaaacaaattttatttaataaatattccaTACTTAATCTATCGactaatttttagaaaatctttATCCAAAATTTGCGATCCAAATTAAGTTTTTATCCGATTTAATCaaggtttttataaaatagactAAAAAAGTTGTGCTTTTATATATTCACAAGCCACAAGGATTTGCTGGGAGAACAACCTACAAGGGACCCTAGCTGTTGAATATATGGATTGGAGAAAAATTTACACCAACTGGCTGACCTCCTGCTATGAAAGACAGGGTTAGACATATATGGAAAGCACATGATGTATGTTCTACAAGTAGTCATGTCTGGAGCAAGTATTGCATTGTAAGTGATAATACTATTCCAAGCAACTGTAACAATCACCAGTAGACGTATCAAATTTTAGGTGTCGACTCCTAGCACAACaactttcttctctttctccaaCATTTTTGTTCACTTTTGTTATGATCTCATACTCTGTTAGGATTGTCGAGAGTATGGGATTTAGTGAAGAGTTaagagaaaatggagagaaaacacATGGAGTTCATGTACAGTGTGCCTATGTCTACAAGAACGAGTAGCTAATTTCACCTCAAGAATCTATCCCTGTGGACTTCATACTAGAGACCAGTGTTACTTCAGAATATTAGCCACCATTTCTAACGTAATGAAAGGAAGGGATAGTAACAACTGCATCTGTTGAATATTATGTTGACAGACTCCATACTAGCCAAATTCTTTTAACTAGCTAGATCGAAACATTAGAAAGTGAAAACAATAACAATGGATCAAAGACTTGAGAAAATGTTGGTTCCTCTTCTTTAATTAGTCTTTGTGAATAGGCAAAGTGTGAATTCAAttattaaaagaagaagatggatcAGATGATGATAAGAATCAACGGCTccatttgttaaatttttttatttctgtctttgattttctcttctcaaaacaaaaatattaacaaataactaaaacacaaaacacttacaaaaacacaaaaacaatttcaCCTTTATGTTACATCATAAcactttctcaaataaaaaaacaaaaggcacTGCCAAATCACATCGACAAGCAAAGCCGTTATATTCAATTGGGTATAACCATGTGGTTTTTGAAAACAAGTAAGCCTTGATCGAATCGTAAGTGTTTCGTAATGGCAGTTTTATTCAAGCGAGAAGTGACATCAATGAAACTGTACTCTGCAAGGAATAGTCAAACCACCCATTGGATGATTAAACCCGAATTATTCTTCAGCCTTTCTTAGCAAATCTTGAAAAGGCTGGTTTAAGTATTTATAGATAGAAATGTTATGTGGAAAATCCTCTTAAATTTGATGCGTGTGGTCAAGAGGAATTTGCTGGGATAATGTAATTAGTCATATCTCATTAGGGTATCACATGGTTTTGTCTTCCAACTAGTCAGCAAAGGTTGGCCTCCAAAATGTTGTGTTTATAAGTTGATAAACACTATGCCTTACAACTTTCAAGATTAGTCATGCAGGACCAGCCAGAGATTTTAAGAAAAGCTGGATACTCATGTTGATATGACAGAAAAACTAAGCTGTGCTGCCATGGACTGAATAATCAACTTACTTTTGGTGTGAATGTCACATAATCAACAGAAGATCAATTTAAACTGGAAGGTAGTATCAATTTAACATTTGTTAGGAGAATGTGAGAGAAACTGCAATGATTCAATTGAAACAGAGAATATACATGGATTTACAAAAAATGGCACTGCTCTTTTAAATTAGTGCCGGCGGTATTACAAGAATTGATGTAAGCGAGAAGTGAGATCAATGAAGAGGTCTTCACTGCAGGGAATTGTGAGGCCACCCATTGGATGATCAAATCCAAATTCTTCCTCAGCCTTGCCTAACAATTCTTGAAATGAAGGCTGGTTCAGAAGTGATACTGGAACTACGAACCGCTTCTTTTCGCTCTCTCCAACGTATATT
Protein-coding regions in this window:
- the LOC133860969 gene encoding auxin-responsive protein SAUR23-like, with translation MAIRLPGVINAKNILRQSNTFAKKAASSFMDVPKGHLAIYVGESEKKRFVVPVSLLNQPSFQELLGKAEEEFGFDHPMGGLTIPCSEDLFIDLTSRLHQFL